One genomic window of Quercus lobata isolate SW786 chromosome 9, ValleyOak3.0 Primary Assembly, whole genome shotgun sequence includes the following:
- the LOC115959878 gene encoding homeobox-leucine zipper protein ROC2-like isoform X1 yields MEDSDQCSGTKAAGNTRELDLALSSLDISSKPAKLPTSKLLHPVQAPMANHSDSNSVESKFLKLQEANNISKAAYKEIMGMALEANTWVVGTPALGTIEEFQQIFKTLPPPGMRVECSVETAILPIAPENLVSVLMDVDRWGSTLSRIAHFGSSHLPTGVLQQLSRADETITKIVMVNAEFQLPTPLVPTRKFCFLRCLRKIVEDIWAIVDVSNDYFHHGPSDSKLEVKCRRRPSGVIIRRHDEYSEVIWLENVEVNEHQVQENIYSSIINSNLAFCAKRCVRTLLQKLKRNNSRFLNLRMPVDQQARAYLLNLTEYMEKNFLECINEAPNRRKWDILSDGEVRVLKDVTMNHVETQGSSNYIALTSFRIQAQPFLVVQFLLKNNVKLQWPSLLEEPEEVIKLASEDYNNCITLHKNVDLQNDFTKNHDYLLQEASWDEFCYFIISSPMTQAATNALFVGGCIYDHLKPSGFAILPDGSAGLLSDSCLVTIAMQQELAVLESGQAIQSMNFIINDIVEEIYEAMPSRLLTS; encoded by the exons ATGGAAGATTCTGACCAATGCTCCGGAACTAAGGCTGCAGGCAACACCAGAGAACTA GATCTTGCACTATCTTCCCTTGACATTTCTTCAAAGCCTGCTAAACTTCCTACGTCTAAGCTTCTGCATCCAGTTCAAGCACCCATGGCTAATCATTCTGACAGTAATTCTGTGGAGAGTAAGTTCCTAAAACTGCAAGAGGCAAATAACATCTCCAAGGCAGCTTACAAGGAAATCATGGGTATGGCTTTAGAAGCAAACACTTGGGTTGTTGGTACTCCAGCATTAGGTACAATTGAGGAATTCCAACAGATATTTAAGACTTTGCCTCCACCCGGAATGAGAGTCGAATGTTCGGTTGAGACTGCAATTCTTCCAATTGCCCCTGAGAACTTGGTTTCTGTCTTGATGGATGTG GATAGATGGGGTTCAACCTTGTCCCGCATTGCCCATTTTGGATCTAGCCATTTGCCAACTGGTGTTTTGCAGCAGTTGAGTCGTGCTGATGAAACAATCACGAAGATAGTAATG GTGAATGCTGAATTTCAATTGCCCACACCACTTGTGCCAACAAGGAAATTCTGTTTCCTTAGATGCCTACGAAAGATCGTGGAAGATATATGGGCCATTGTTGATGTATCGAATGATTATTTCCACCATGGACCTTCAGATTCTAAATTGGAAGTAAAGTGTCGGCGAAGGCCATCTGGGGTGATAATCAGGAGGCATGACGAGTACTCTGAG GTTATATGGCTTGAGAATGTGGAAGTGAATGAGCACCAAGTCCAAGAAAATATATACTCATCAATAATTAACTCGAACCTTGCATTCTGTGCAAAGCGCTGTGTTAGGACATTGTTGCAGAAGTTAAAGCGAAATAATAGTAGATTTCTCAATCTTAGGATGCCAGTGGACCAGCAAG CTCGTGCATATTTGCTGAATTTAACTGAGTATATGGAGAAGAATTTCTTGGAATGCATTAATGAGGCTCCTAACAGAAGGAAATGGGATATTCTGTCTGATGGAGAAGTAAGGGTTTTGAAGGATGTGACCATGAATCATGTTGAAACACAGGGCTCAAGTAATTACATCGCCTTGACTAGCTTCCGTATTCAAGCACAACCATTCTTAGTTGTtcaatttcttctcaaaaataatgTCAAATTACAG TGGCCAAGCCTTCTGGAAGAGCCTGAAGAAGTGATTAAGCTTGCCTCAGAAGATTATAATAACTGCATCACTTTACATAAGAATGTAGATTTACAGAATGATTTCACAAAG AATCACGACTATTTGTTACAAGAGGCTTCATGGGATGAATTTTGTTACTTCATCATATCATCACCAATGACCCAAGCAGCTACTAATGCACTTTTTGTTGGAGGATGTATATATGATCACTTAAAGCCTTCAGGGTTTGCCATATTGCCTGATGGATCTGCGGGCCTACTATCTGATTCGTGCTTAGTAACCATTGCCATGCAACAAGAGCTTGCTGTCCTGGAATCTGGTCAAGCCATTCAGTCCATGAACTTTATCATCAATGACATCGTTGAAGAGATATATGAAGCAATGCCTAGTAGACTGCTAACGAGTTAA
- the LOC115959878 gene encoding homeobox-leucine zipper protein ROC2-like isoform X2 — protein MANHSDSNSVESKFLKLQEANNISKAAYKEIMGMALEANTWVVGTPALGTIEEFQQIFKTLPPPGMRVECSVETAILPIAPENLVSVLMDVDRWGSTLSRIAHFGSSHLPTGVLQQLSRADETITKIVMVNAEFQLPTPLVPTRKFCFLRCLRKIVEDIWAIVDVSNDYFHHGPSDSKLEVKCRRRPSGVIIRRHDEYSEVIWLENVEVNEHQVQENIYSSIINSNLAFCAKRCVRTLLQKLKRNNSRFLNLRMPVDQQARAYLLNLTEYMEKNFLECINEAPNRRKWDILSDGEVRVLKDVTMNHVETQGSSNYIALTSFRIQAQPFLVVQFLLKNNVKLQWPSLLEEPEEVIKLASEDYNNCITLHKNVDLQNDFTKNHDYLLQEASWDEFCYFIISSPMTQAATNALFVGGCIYDHLKPSGFAILPDGSAGLLSDSCLVTIAMQQELAVLESGQAIQSMNFIINDIVEEIYEAMPSRLLTS, from the exons ATGGCTAATCATTCTGACAGTAATTCTGTGGAGAGTAAGTTCCTAAAACTGCAAGAGGCAAATAACATCTCCAAGGCAGCTTACAAGGAAATCATGGGTATGGCTTTAGAAGCAAACACTTGGGTTGTTGGTACTCCAGCATTAGGTACAATTGAGGAATTCCAACAGATATTTAAGACTTTGCCTCCACCCGGAATGAGAGTCGAATGTTCGGTTGAGACTGCAATTCTTCCAATTGCCCCTGAGAACTTGGTTTCTGTCTTGATGGATGTG GATAGATGGGGTTCAACCTTGTCCCGCATTGCCCATTTTGGATCTAGCCATTTGCCAACTGGTGTTTTGCAGCAGTTGAGTCGTGCTGATGAAACAATCACGAAGATAGTAATG GTGAATGCTGAATTTCAATTGCCCACACCACTTGTGCCAACAAGGAAATTCTGTTTCCTTAGATGCCTACGAAAGATCGTGGAAGATATATGGGCCATTGTTGATGTATCGAATGATTATTTCCACCATGGACCTTCAGATTCTAAATTGGAAGTAAAGTGTCGGCGAAGGCCATCTGGGGTGATAATCAGGAGGCATGACGAGTACTCTGAG GTTATATGGCTTGAGAATGTGGAAGTGAATGAGCACCAAGTCCAAGAAAATATATACTCATCAATAATTAACTCGAACCTTGCATTCTGTGCAAAGCGCTGTGTTAGGACATTGTTGCAGAAGTTAAAGCGAAATAATAGTAGATTTCTCAATCTTAGGATGCCAGTGGACCAGCAAG CTCGTGCATATTTGCTGAATTTAACTGAGTATATGGAGAAGAATTTCTTGGAATGCATTAATGAGGCTCCTAACAGAAGGAAATGGGATATTCTGTCTGATGGAGAAGTAAGGGTTTTGAAGGATGTGACCATGAATCATGTTGAAACACAGGGCTCAAGTAATTACATCGCCTTGACTAGCTTCCGTATTCAAGCACAACCATTCTTAGTTGTtcaatttcttctcaaaaataatgTCAAATTACAG TGGCCAAGCCTTCTGGAAGAGCCTGAAGAAGTGATTAAGCTTGCCTCAGAAGATTATAATAACTGCATCACTTTACATAAGAATGTAGATTTACAGAATGATTTCACAAAG AATCACGACTATTTGTTACAAGAGGCTTCATGGGATGAATTTTGTTACTTCATCATATCATCACCAATGACCCAAGCAGCTACTAATGCACTTTTTGTTGGAGGATGTATATATGATCACTTAAAGCCTTCAGGGTTTGCCATATTGCCTGATGGATCTGCGGGCCTACTATCTGATTCGTGCTTAGTAACCATTGCCATGCAACAAGAGCTTGCTGTCCTGGAATCTGGTCAAGCCATTCAGTCCATGAACTTTATCATCAATGACATCGTTGAAGAGATATATGAAGCAATGCCTAGTAGACTGCTAACGAGTTAA